In Microbacterium lushaniae, the following are encoded in one genomic region:
- a CDS encoding DUF3263 domain-containing protein — MPLSDRDRALLAFEAEWRRHGGAKEEAIRAEFAMPPARYYQLLGRLIDTAEALEHDPLLVRRLRRLRDERAATRAARAGVR, encoded by the coding sequence GTGCCCCTCTCCGACCGCGACCGCGCGCTGCTCGCCTTCGAAGCGGAGTGGCGCCGCCACGGTGGTGCGAAGGAGGAGGCGATCCGTGCCGAATTCGCGATGCCCCCCGCGCGGTACTACCAGCTGCTGGGCCGCCTGATCGACACCGCCGAAGCGCTCGAGCACGATCCGCTGCTCGTGCGGCGCCTGCGGCGGCTCCGCGACGAGCGCGCCGCCACCCGGGCCGCCCGCGCCGGCGTTCGCTGA
- a CDS encoding nitroreductase family protein, translated as MTVPEPSSPTADAAAGSPERGRPALEAVRARRSWSRVTDEAPARSELETLVSAAGRVADHSSLRPWRLIELRGADRERLGRAIHKALGQDGSSTKPLRAPLLLAIVVSYRKSDKVPHWEQEAVAAGVAHTLSLLLDEAGWGVIWRTGHYTRSKAVAKAHGLGKDEALLGWLYVGGKPETERGGARKGVDAAAHLSRMPDKRGRGSKKGGGDGATDGSTAL; from the coding sequence GTGACCGTCCCCGAGCCGTCTTCACCCACCGCCGACGCGGCCGCCGGATCGCCCGAGCGCGGGCGCCCCGCGCTCGAGGCGGTCAGGGCGCGCCGGTCGTGGTCGCGTGTCACCGACGAGGCGCCCGCGCGATCCGAGCTCGAAACGCTGGTGTCGGCCGCAGGGCGGGTGGCGGACCATTCGTCGCTGCGCCCGTGGCGGCTCATCGAGTTGCGCGGCGCGGATCGCGAGCGGCTGGGCCGCGCCATCCACAAGGCGCTCGGCCAGGACGGCAGCTCGACCAAGCCGCTGCGCGCGCCGCTGCTCCTGGCGATCGTGGTCAGCTACCGCAAGAGCGACAAGGTGCCGCACTGGGAGCAGGAGGCGGTTGCGGCCGGTGTCGCGCACACGCTGAGTCTGCTGCTGGACGAAGCCGGCTGGGGGGTCATCTGGCGCACGGGGCACTACACCCGCAGCAAGGCGGTCGCCAAGGCGCACGGGCTGGGCAAGGACGAGGCGCTGCTGGGCTGGCTCTACGTCGGCGGCAAGCCGGAGACCGAACGCGGCGGAGCGCGCAAGGGCGTGGATGCGGCGGCGCACCTGAGCCGCATGCCCGACAAGCGCGGCCGGGGCTCGAAGAAGGGTGGCGGCGACGGCGCGACGGACGGTTCGACCGCGCTCTAA
- a CDS encoding LytR C-terminal domain-containing protein translates to MARTTYPRDRFDDLAPSTGRVGAHRAENPRMRGGMVFLWAAVATVVLVAAGIFGSLVMSGRISLAPEPVPTTEPVPVVEPVVDTTFPVLVLNATPQEGLATQVREDVIAAGWSADAVTAGAAGATDFPTTTVYYAIEDDEAAALGLAETIGGAEIALSDQYLPPDDPETEDDDARRQLTVVIGLDRAETPAA, encoded by the coding sequence GTGGCTCGAACGACGTATCCGCGCGACCGTTTCGACGACCTCGCCCCCAGCACGGGCCGCGTCGGCGCCCATCGTGCCGAGAACCCGCGCATGCGCGGGGGGATGGTGTTCCTGTGGGCGGCCGTGGCCACCGTCGTGCTCGTGGCGGCCGGCATCTTCGGCTCCCTCGTGATGTCGGGGCGCATCTCGCTGGCACCGGAACCCGTGCCCACCACTGAGCCGGTCCCTGTCGTCGAGCCCGTCGTCGACACCACCTTTCCCGTGCTAGTGCTCAACGCGACACCGCAGGAAGGGTTGGCCACGCAGGTTCGCGAAGACGTGATCGCCGCCGGCTGGTCGGCGGATGCGGTCACCGCGGGCGCGGCCGGAGCCACCGACTTCCCCACCACCACCGTCTACTACGCCATCGAAGACGACGAGGCGGCCGCGCTGGGCCTGGCCGAGACCATCGGCGGTGCCGAGATCGCGCTGAGCGACCAGTATCTGCCGCCGGACGACCCCGAGACCGAAGACGATGACGCGAGGCGTCAGCTCACCGTGGTGATCGGACTGGACCGGGCAGAAACCCCCGCTGCGTGA
- a CDS encoding DUF2332 domain-containing protein: MGTPESDAVIARYARFARDEAPGRSTLYAEWAAGVAADPATARILTRIPETHRQPPLVFAVTRMLGAPEAGFPRWAAWLRAHADEVVAECAARLIQTNEPLRCAALLPALSLIEGPIALLELGASAGLCLYPDRYSYRYDTGADLRRIDPATGRAPVVLRSRLTGDPALRMPDVVWRAGIDLEPLDARDPRDRAWLTGLVWPGEEGRRERVEAALAVAAADPPLLIAGDAADALAAVAARAPREATLVVTTPGVLAHIPRARRSAVIEAARAAGRWITIDEPGLHEGWSAVPSTWPGGFALALDGDILAAVDPLGASVEWLPGGGRDRP; this comes from the coding sequence GTGGGCACGCCTGAATCCGACGCCGTCATCGCCCGCTACGCCCGCTTCGCGCGCGACGAGGCGCCGGGCCGCTCGACGCTGTACGCCGAATGGGCCGCGGGGGTCGCGGCGGACCCCGCGACGGCTCGGATCCTCACCCGGATCCCGGAGACCCATCGGCAACCGCCGCTCGTCTTCGCCGTCACGCGGATGCTGGGTGCCCCCGAAGCCGGATTCCCGCGGTGGGCGGCCTGGCTGAGGGCGCACGCCGACGAGGTCGTCGCCGAGTGCGCTGCCCGCCTCATCCAGACGAACGAGCCGTTGCGCTGCGCGGCCCTCCTGCCCGCCCTGAGCCTCATCGAGGGTCCGATCGCGCTGCTGGAGCTGGGCGCCAGCGCCGGGCTGTGCCTGTACCCCGACCGCTATTCCTACCGGTACGACACCGGCGCAGACCTGCGCCGGATCGACCCGGCCACGGGTCGGGCGCCGGTGGTGCTGCGCAGCAGGCTGACGGGCGACCCTGCGCTGCGGATGCCGGATGTGGTGTGGCGGGCGGGGATCGACCTCGAACCGCTCGATGCCCGCGATCCCCGGGATCGCGCGTGGCTGACCGGTCTCGTGTGGCCGGGTGAGGAGGGGCGGCGTGAGCGCGTGGAGGCCGCCCTGGCGGTGGCGGCAGCCGATCCGCCGCTGCTGATCGCCGGCGACGCCGCCGACGCGCTCGCCGCGGTCGCCGCTCGTGCGCCGCGGGAGGCCACCCTCGTGGTCACCACCCCGGGGGTGCTCGCGCACATCCCGCGCGCCCGGCGAAGTGCCGTGATCGAGGCCGCGAGGGCCGCGGGCCGGTGGATCACGATCGATGAGCCGGGATTGCACGAGGGATGGTCGGCTGTTCCGAGCACGTGGCCGGGGGGATTCGCCCTCGCGCTGGACGGCGACATCCTGGCGGCGGTGGATCCACTCGGCGCGTCCGTGGAGTGGCTCCCGGGCGGAGGGCGTGACCGGCCTTAG
- the msrB gene encoding peptide-methionine (R)-S-oxide reductase MsrB — protein MSYSVDKTDEQWRAELDPQQYAVLRQAGTEPAWSGQLLSEERAGLYTCAACGAELFQSGTKFDSHCGWPSFYESVRPEAVELIEDRSHGMVRTEVRCANCGSHLGHVFPDGFGTPTGDRYCMNSLALEFSPESEA, from the coding sequence ATGAGCTATTCCGTTGACAAGACCGACGAGCAGTGGCGTGCTGAGCTGGACCCCCAGCAGTACGCCGTGCTGCGCCAGGCCGGCACGGAGCCGGCGTGGAGCGGCCAACTCCTGTCCGAGGAGCGCGCCGGCCTGTACACGTGCGCCGCGTGCGGCGCCGAACTGTTCCAGAGCGGCACGAAGTTCGATTCGCACTGCGGCTGGCCGAGCTTCTACGAGTCGGTGCGCCCCGAGGCCGTCGAGCTCATCGAAGACCGCAGCCACGGCATGGTCCGCACCGAAGTGCGCTGCGCGAACTGCGGCTCCCACCTCGGCCACGTCTTCCCCGACGGCTTCGGCACGCCCACCGGCGACCGCTACTGCATGAACTCCCTTGCGCTGGAGTTCTCCCCCGAGTCCGAGGCGTGA